A window of Theropithecus gelada isolate Dixy chromosome 14, Tgel_1.0, whole genome shotgun sequence contains these coding sequences:
- the LOC112607303 gene encoding olfactory receptor 51V1-like encodes MSISNSNFNSSRFVLTGFPGLEVHYPWLCIPFSSIYALVFLGNCMVLHVIRTESNLHQPMFYFLAMLALTDLCMGFSTVPTVLGILLGFIQEISLDSCIAQSYFIHGLSFMESSVLLAMAFDRYIAICNPLRYSSILTNDKIMKIGVAILCRSSLLIPPVIIRLKFLNYCRPHILSHSFCLHQDLIRMACSDIRFNNVYGLALVISSLLLDAVLILISYVMILHTVVAIASWEERLKSLQTCVSHICAVLVFYIPIIGLTMVHRFGKHLSPLVHILMGNSYILFPPMMNPIIYSIKTQQIRRRVQRLFSLKRA; translated from the coding sequence ATGTCTATCTCTAACTCAAACTTCAATAGTTCCAgatttgttctcactggttttcCCGGCCTAGAAGTTCACTATCCCTGGCTCTGCATTCCTTTCTCCTCCATCTATGCTCTGGTGTTCTTGGGAAACTGCATGGTGCTCCATGTGATCCGGACTGAGTCAAACCTCCACCAGCCTATGTTCTATTTTCTGGCCATGCTGGCACTCACTGACCTGTGCATGGGGTTTTCTACTGTGCCCACGGTGCTGGGGATCCTGTTGGGGTTCATTCAAGAGATCAGCCTGGATTCCTGCATTGCCCAGTCCTATTTCATACATGGTCTGTCCTTCATGGAGTCCTCTGTCCTCCTCGCTATGGCTTTTGACCGCTACATCGCCATTTGCAACCCACTGCGCTATTCTTCCATCCTAACTAATGACAAAATCATGAAGATTGGGGTGGCAATCTTATGTAGGAGTTCTTTGCTAATACCTCCAGTCATCATCCGTTTGAAATTCTTGAATTATTGCCGTCCTCACATCCTTTCTCACTCCTTCTGCCTGCACCAAGACTTAATTAGAATGGCCTGTTCGGACATCCGCTTTAACAATGTCTATGGTCTCGCCCTTGTGATCAGTAGCCTGTTGTTAGATGCAGTGCTCATACTTATCTCCTATGTTATGATTTTGCATACAGTCGTGGCCATTGCATCCTGGGAGGAGAGACTCAAGTCTTTGCAGACCTGTGTATCTCACAtctgtgctgttttggttttcTACATCCCAATCATTGGTCTGACCATGGTGCATCGCTTTGGGAAACACCTCTCACCACTGGTTCACATCCTCATGGGCAATAGCTATATCCTTTTCCCACCCATGATGAACCCTATTATTTATAGTATCAAGACCCAACAGATACGAAGAAGAGTCCAGAGATTGTTCTCCTTGAAAAGAGCCTAA
- the LOC112605906 gene encoding putative olfactory receptor 52P1, with product MGPANTSQISPNTFLLMGIPGLEHLHAWIGIPFCCMYVVALMGNVTILAVVKAERSLHQPMFLFLCMLSVTDLVLSTSTLPRMLCLFWLRARDITTDACLAQMYFIHSVTAMESGFFLAMAIDRYVAICDPLRHATILTHSRIANIGAAVVLRGVVFFFPHPILLKQLPYCRTRIIAHTYCEFMAVVKLACEDTGTTKRYSLSVASVIGSCDGFFIAVSYVLILRAVFHLPSQEASLKALGTCGSHVCVILVFYSTAVFTFLTHRFGHNVSPQIHIFIANMYLLVPPFLNPIVYGIRTKKIRDHVISSLKIKVAQLS from the coding sequence ATGGGACCAGCCAATACATCCCAAATATCACCAAACACCTTCTTGCTGATGGGCATCCCAGGACTAGAACATCTGCATGCCTGGATTGGGATTCCCTTCTGCTGCATGTACGTGGTGGCCTTGATGGGGAATGTGACCATCCTGGCCGTGGTGAAGGCAGAACGAAGCCTCCACCAGCCTATGTTCCTGTTTCTGTGCATGCTGTCAGTCACTGACCTGGTCCTCTCCACATCCACACTGCCCCGCATGCTCTGTCTCTTCTGGCTCAGAGCCCGTGATATCACCACTGATGCTTGCTTGGCCCAAATGTACTTCATCCACAGTGTTACTGCCATGGAATCCGGCTTCTTCCTGGCCATGGCCATTGACCGCTATGTGGCCATCTGTGACCCACTGCGCCACGCCACCATTCTCACACACAGTCGCATTGCCAACATTGGAGCTGCTGTGGTCCTCAGGGGAGTGGTCTTCTTTTTTCCACATCCCATCCTACTCAAACAACTGCCTTACTGCAGAACTCGAATCATTGCACACACTTATTGTGAGTTCATGGCCGTGGTGAAGCTGGcgtgtgaagacacagggaccACCAAGCGCTACAGCCTCAGTGTGGCCTCTGTTATTGGGTCCTGTGATGGCTTTTTTATTGCTGTCTCCTATGTTCTAATCCTCAGAGCTGTCTTTCATCTTCCATCACAGGAAGCAAGTCTTAAAGCTCTAGGCACGTGTGGTTCCCATGTCTGTGTCATCCTCGTTTTCTATTCCACGGCTGTCTTTACCTTCCTGACCCACCGCTTTGGCCATAATgtgtctccccaaattcatattttcattGCCAATATGTACCTTCTGGTACCACCCTTTCTTAACCCCATTGTTTATGGTATTAGGACAAAGAAAATTCGAGACCATGTCATTAGTTCTCTAAAGATAAAAGTTGCTCAACTAAGctaa
- the LOC112605645 gene encoding olfactory receptor 52K1-like yields MSSCNNSIPQPSIFILAGIPGLESFHGWFSVPFFLVCLITVIGNVTILCITWIEKSLHEPMFLLLAMLSIVNLCLVSVTVPHMLATFWMNAKEISFNGCLTQMFFIPSFYVMESGILLAMAFDRFAAIWYPLRYTTILGNNMLVKMALAILARAVAVLTPAPILAKRLQSFQTPIITYSYCAYMAVVQIACEDISDHVVYGLMVIVASVGFDLFFIILSYGLILHAVFQIPSWDARGKALSTCGCHLCVISLFYSPVVFSVLAQILGYHMAPHMQIIIDNLYFLVPPMVNPLIYGARTKQMREWVLRILHCYGD; encoded by the coding sequence ATGTCCTCTTGCAACAATTCCATTCCTCAGCCCTCGATATTTATCCTGGCTGGAATTCCTGGCCTTGAATCTTTCCATGGCTGGTTCTCTGTGCCTTTTTTCTTGGTGTGTCTCATTACAGTCATTGGCAATGTCACCATCTTATGTATCACCTGGATAGAGAAGAGTCTTCATGAGCCCATGTTTCTTCTCCTGGCCATGCTGTCAATTGTTAACTTGTGCCTTGTCAGTGTCACAGTGCCCCATATGCTGGCTACCTTCTGGATGAATGCCAAGGAAATCAGTTTCAATGGTTGCCTCACACAGAtgtttttcattccttccttctatGTCATGGAGTCTGGGATTCTCCTAGCCATGGCTTTTGACAGATTTGCGGCTATCTGGTACCCTCTAAGATATACAACCATCCTTGGTAACAACATGCTTGTGAAGATGGCACTGGCTATCCTGGCAAGGGCAGTGGCAGTGCTGACCCCAGCCCCCATTCTGGCAAAAAGACTGCAAAGCTTCCAAACCCCCATAATCACTTACTCCTACTGTGCATATATGGCTGTGGTGCAGATAGCCTGTGAAGATATCTCTGACCACGTTGTCTATGGACTCATGGTTATTGTAGCATCTGTGGGATTTGATCTGTTTTTTATCATTCTGTCATATGGACTAATCCTTCATGCTGTCTTTCAGATACCATCTTGGGATGCACGGGGCAAAGCTCTCAGTACATGTGGCTGTCATCTTTGTGTCATTAGTCTCTTTTATTCTCCTGTTGTCTTCTCGGTTCTGGCCCAGATTTTAGGCTACCATATGGCTCCCCATATGCAGATCATCATTGACAATCTTTACTTCCTGGTGCCTCCCATGGTTAACCCCTTGATTTATGGGGCCAGGACCAAACAAATGCGGGAGTGGGTACTGCGGATCCTTCACTGTTATGGAGACTAA